Below is a genomic region from Ciona intestinalis chromosome 14, KH, whole genome shotgun sequence.
acaacaaaaacaagtcAGCTAAACGCAGGGAGGGGTTATTATGCAAGTACTATTTACGTGGctagttataaaaataacggGAAAAGTTAGCTGCTTATTTCGTTTTGTGATTCGTGATTCCGTGTTACATAATCGTAACCTATAATGTTAGTCGAATAAATCTCTTTCCGACGGAGTACAATTCTAGGTAATCTGTGGACAAAAGCATGGATATACTTTTACAGATAAGGCAATAAGTTCATGGTTTGCGTTTAGATGTTAGTGGTTATGCAAGATTCTTCGCTGGCacctatttttttacttctgtAATAATAGTAAAATAAGATTATTTTATTCTCGCAGAAAGAGCTGTTTTTAAGAGTTGTGAATAAACTGTATTGTTATACGTAAACAAAAATGTCTTGTGTACCAAGTATTAACGCCTATGTTGCCTCCCATTCCCATTCCCAACAAGCCGAAGTCCAGGAAATGACAGAAACTGTTATTACTCCACCACCCACTTGTCAGCAGCTGAAAGAAAATGGTATGTTGTctaattactttgtttttaatagtggttaacaatataaatatatataacctttaatttttgttgcagAAAAGAAGTCTTGGTTTGGAAGCATTTTTGATAAATTCTCATTCGTTGGACATGATGGGTAGGCTATGTAACGtatgtagggatgcacattacagaataattaggtattctaggacatactttatttcgaatctagaattccgaatctagaatttcgaatctttttatatttataagaaaaaataattttaccgacataagtcagtttatagaCTCCTTCAtagtagccttgttggatcttgagctgtaaaatgatcaaaaattgtactaatgggtagtttttgcgtcatgaaacgtatagcaggctatgaaaagacgttacgaaacgtttactcttgaaagtcccacaaacacaaaaatatttttttttaaattattaggtttcaaaaattgttaatatagtttgtgagatgacgtgtgatgacgtccttgaacagaataccgaattccgtaattagattcgaataaaAAAGGATCCGAATCTTATGGaatcgaaattctgtaatgtgcatccctaaacgtatgttttaaattaatgtatatatCAAGTAAATAGTAAGATTGTATTAACAGTTTTTAGAATacatacaacaaaatatattttggtgACTGATGTTTTCGTGCAATTTCAAAGTTAAATTCGCCATTCCCACTTGGTTTAATTGACAAAATAATATccataaagatttttttgtctcattttacCTCAGTTTAACTGTTAAGTAAAAAGGTGCATGAGTTCTTTATAAACTTTAAGGGTTCaccaaactaaaaaaaggttCAAGAGCACAGTGCATTAAAAGCCTAATAACATCTAAACCTTGGATGCTAAAACATAGAATATGCCCCTGTTCCAAAAGCTGACATTGATTGCTTATGTACTTTTGTAAGATGTTCAGGTTTAAAGTTAGTTTATGTAGCCAAATTAATAACTAACTTCCCTTTTCAGTGTTACTTTGATACAAGAGGCCAAGAAGACAGAAGTACAGCAAGATAACAACATGAATCTGCTGTCTCGTGTGCGACATCTTTCAAACTCAAGCACAGAAAGTACATCCACGGAAAACCAGGATAGAATACGACATCAATCAAATCCAGACCGAtaaactattgttttaaaaacaatgcaCTTTTCTTTGACATTGATCTTTTTTTGTACTTCTAACACCACAGTATCCCagctgcaaaaaaatgtacagCTTAAAACTGGTGTCTAAAATTTGTGGGCTTGATCTCGCACCATTTTGTTGTTTCACCGATGTATATAATGACGCTGTCTCCTGACTAGGGATTTTGATTGTTCTTACAGTGTTTGTGAATGTGTCAGTGCTTATATGTTGTGTAAATTGTCCACGTGTACTATTACTTTAATACATGAATCTATAGATTCAGTTTGCAGCTGTGTTTAGTGTTAAACTGTCCTAATGCACAATAGCTTATACTGTTATCAAGAGAATATCAAATAGTCTGTTGTATTATATTGGTTACAACTACAAGTGTAGTCGGTCTATGTGCTCCTTGTAAATAATGAAAGGCTATATAAGTCAGCCTGTGTCAGCATTTTCATGATTGCCAAATATTTGTTAGAAGTTGCTACGATATCACCGGGGAACCAACATGCCGGgttattaaaatagattttctaTGGCTGTGGCTATTAAAAGAACTCCTACCGACAATAAGGCTCATATTGAATTTCGCTGTATCGGCGCAACAAAAGACTATGATTAAATGTGAAAGAAGCCTaaataataatgtaacttactttatcctcgcgtggccggaaaacgacagtcgttatcacacgggtttaacacctcgtgccagcttacaagttaccatgtacgttACTNNNNNNNNNNNNNNNNNNNNNNNNNNNNNNNNNNNNNNNNNNNNNNNNNNATTTGTGGGCTTGATCTCGCACCATTTTGTTGTTTCACCGATGTATATAATGACGCTGTCTCCTGACTAGGGATTTTGATTGTTCTTACAGTGTTTGTGAATGTGTCAGTGCTTATATGTTGTGTAAATTGTCCACGTGTACTATTACTTTAATACATGAATCTATAGATTCAGTTTGCAGCTGTGTTTAGTGTTAAACTGTCCTAATGCACAATAGCTTATACTGTTATCAAGAGAATATCAAATAGTCTGTTGTATTATATTGGTTACAACTACAAGTGTAGTCGGTCTATGTGCTCCTTGTAAATAATGCAAGGCTATATAAGTCAGCCTGTGTCAGCATTTTCATGAttgacaaatatttattaggAGTTGCTACGATATCACCGGGGAACCAACACGCCGGgttattaaaatagattttctaTGGCTGTGGCTATTAAAAGAACTCATACCGACAATGAGGCGCATATTGAATTTCGCTGTATCGGCGCAACAAAAGACTATGAAGAAGCCTAAATATTAAACCGCAAGATGTCGCTAAAGATCTTTGTTTCAAACCGaacgttttaaacatttcgaATCTTGGTATTATAATAGTGAATAGTGCATTCTGGAAACACAGGAAAATTGCCAGTTAGTTTTTATGTTACTGGCACACACCAGTTTCGTGCATCACAACCGACAAATTACTGGATACCGACAAATGACATAGACCGACAAatgactgaatgaatgaatgtaattactgacctaattttaaatgatGCGAGTAATCCGAGTATCTTGTGAACTCATCGCCGTGTAGTATGCTGGCACACACAAGTATCGTGCATCATAACCTTGTCAAACTTGAAGTGAAAGGCAAGATGAACATTTGATTGATATGTCAGTGCTCATTTGGACTTTGTACCCTACGCTTCAATAGCTTTCCGTTGTCTGGCAAAAACGACAGGGCACGAAAATAGCTACAGAAATAGCAGACGCGTTGCGTTCTCTTCAGCTGCTCCTAATCGCGTCGTTCGCTTTTTAGTTTCTGCGCATTTCGAACCCTGCGTAGTGACACGCAGTCGAAGCCTCATTGAATAGTAAGCGGTTAAAAGGAAGAAACAGCTCGCGCGGCTGCGGTTCTTTTGTGGATGGTAGTGGTAGAATGGCATTCACTGTTGGTTAAAGTTACGACGCGCGGTGAAAGGACATCCAAAGGTTGTTTGGATTCCAGTTACACGTTGCAGTGATAGATACCGCCTCAGGCCTCGGGGCATAACATGTTATACTATGTGATGTGCAAATTGTTTCagtttttgtgattttataaCGGTATCAGTTTTTTAtagtaatgtttaaatagCCATCAGAGTTTGAAATATGCTTTAACGTGCTTTAAATTTGATCAAAATAGttgtagaaataaataaaatatataggcatattcaaatattctataCATAATTCACCTGTTGTTAAAGTAGAAAATTATAATTAagtaatttagaaaaatgcaGAATATGcaaatcaaatatttacaaatacttggataggtatttatttttaagaagTGGATATATGTATCACatgcttaaaataaacacgGTTACAACTTATGTAGGTTATGTGGTAAACAGTGCAAATGCATTAATGATACATTTTGTTTACCATGCTCAAATATTGGTTGTGGTGTTCTATGTATTTGAGTAATAACAACAATGATGTAGGCATTTCTTCTTACAAAGTCTTGACTCGAAAACAATTCGAAacgttgaaatattttttagtgtaAAAAACTGTTAGCTGAAGCCTataacgatttttttaaatgatgaaaattatttatcatttttaatatgaaaaaaaaattatcaaatgttaattgttttagattttttgcACTTAgtttttaacctaaaatttaTCTATTGTATTGGTTATCTTGATAAAACAAGATGGCAGAAGCTCATGCCGCTGTTgcgttttcattttctgtaACACAAGAAGGTCTCAATGTCCAAGTAAGTGGGCTcctattaatattaattaaaactgcaCACATAATTATTGTTGcaatgttaattaaaacaacaggaAAATACAATTAATATACCTAATATGTTAATGCTTTGTCTATATTAGTTTTTACCTTCGTTTAGTCCTATGAGTTAAATTTTGCATGCTTATATAATGTACATGTTATTTTGTCAAGTGCTGTGCAACGaaatcaattaaatttttctGACCAGATTTCCCATGAGGCGATGCAGGCTGTCTATTTTTCTGGTGTAAGATCATGGCGGAAAAGGTTGACCAGGTTCAGAGTGAGTATTGATGTTTTTACTGTTAAACTATTAATATGGTTACTTGTAGGCAGTCAAGTGGAGAATAAATTAACAAGGCCTGTTGCATtaactaatatatagtaattgCAATTTGTACTAAATAGCATGATTATAAGTATGCCATGAGGTTTAAGCTCTTTTGTAAGGCAATTCATTATATTAATTAGACCTACTATAGTAACAGGTTATAACCACTCAAATTCaaggtttaaataaattggttGCAAAATACAACAGgcctaaaaaatttaaagataaaactggttttaacataaaaaattaaaaaagtgaatgatatacaatgtattttaattttagttaattACATTCTGATTGATTATTCCACTTAAACAGAACCGTGTACTGAGCGGAGTATTTCCCGTCAAATACACAAGCCTTGTTGGGCTCACAGCTATCGTCCTGTTGGCTTCGTTTCTTAGCTACGACATTACTTGGGGTTTTAATGAAAAAGTTCATGGATGGTTGTTCTCTTCGTGAGTAAAATGAttccatatattatataaatattgtatactTCAAAATTGGGTTTCCTATAGCCATAGCCCATAGGCAATACACTTAGCATTCTTAAAGACattgtgtatttaattttaattttaaactgtagatGTGATATTACCACAGGCTAAGGTTTTTTACAACTCTATTTTAAAAGGAAGTGTGCCTGCACTTTTATCATTACACCTATGGCTATTAAGTCTTCTACTAATTGATATTGCCTAATCTAATGGGAAAAGGCTGTTTAACCCTGGCCATAATTGTTGTGGTTTGTGGTTATCATTTTTCCTCTTATTTCTTAGAAAAGAACCCATTACTGTCTTTTACTGAATAGGAATAATAGAACAAACATAATACCACCACGTAAGGGagattcaaaaacaaaataataataataataacttatttgtctctttgatcacggtagcaaagatttggaaatattttaaacgaaaagacaagatataacgacaaaacaacagttgttaaaacgctgttacagttaaaatatatttacattttgttggaagaaaataagcaatGTCGCTATACTTACaatcataaattaaacaagatagtaatttatttatatttaacctaATGCAACTCATGCTCTTATTTGCAGGAAGTCATTCATTACATGGAACACATCATACTTGGTTTCCAGCACATTACTTTGGCTGCTTGCTGTTCTCGTAATCCGTTATCTGCTAAAATTACTTCTATGTTATCAAGGTTGGATGTTTGAACCTCGTGGAAAAATGTCGCTCAAGACCAAACTATGGGCTGTGAGTTATCTCCAgttgttatgttattttacgCAAAATGTGATGTTTCTCCTTGTTTGTTtgattacaaaaacaaatataataaaggtTGAAGGACTAGggataaaatattacaaagaaTTGGTCAAAAATAGCTGTTAAAAGAGATTTATTTATGAGAaaagttatgaaaaaaatgttttaagatCTTTACATTTTACATCAAACAAGCTNNNNNNNNNNNNNNNNNNNNNNNNNNNNNNNNNNNNNNNNNNNNNNNNNNNNNNNNNNNNNNNNNNNNNNNNNNNNNNNNNNNNNNNNNNNNNNNNNNNNNNNNNNNNNNNNNNNNNNNNNNNNNNNNNNNNNNNNNNNNNNNNNNNNNNNNNNNNNNNNNNNNNNNNNNNNNNNNNNNNNNNNNNNNNNNNNNNNNNNNNNNNNNNNNNNNNNNNNNNNNNNNNNNNNNNNNNNNNNNNNNNNNNNNNNNNNNNNNNNNNNNNNNNNNNNNNNNNNNNNNNNNNNNNNNNNNNNNNNNNNNNNNNNNNNNNNNNNNNNNNNNNNNNNNNNNNNNNNNNNNNNNNNNNNNNNNNNNNNNNNNNNNNNNNNNNNNNNNNNNNNNNNNNNNNNNNNNNNNNNNNNNNNNNNNNNNNNNNNNNNNNNNNNNNNNNNNNNNNNNNNNNNNNNNNNNNNNNNNNNNNNNNNNNNNNNNNNNNNNNNNNNNNNNNNNNNNNNNNNNNNNNNNNNNNNNNNNNNNNNNNNNNNNNNNNNNNNNNNNNNNNNNNNNNNNNNNNNNNNNNNNNNNNNNNNNNNNNNNNNNNNNNNNNNNNNNNNNNNNNNNNNNNNNNNNNNNNNNNNNNNNNNNNNNNNNNNNNNNNNNNNNNNNNNNNNNNNNNNNNNNNNNNNNNNNNNNNNNNNNNNNNNNNNNNNNNNNNNNNNNNNNNNNNNNNNNNNNNNNNNNNNNNNNNNNNNNNNNNNNNNNNNNNNNNNNNNNNNNNNNNNNNNNNNNNNNNNNNNNNNNNNNNNNNNNNNNNNNNNNNNNNNNNNNNNNNNNNNNNNNNNNNNNNNNNNNNNNNNNNNNNNNNNNNNNNNNNNNNNNNNNNNNNNNNNNNNNNNNNNNNNNNNNNNNNNNNNNNNNNNNNNNNNNNNNNNNNNNNNNNNNNNNNNNNNNNNNNNNNNNNNNNNNNNNNNNNNNNNNNNNNNNNNNNNNNNNNNNNNNNNNNNNNNNNNNNNNNNNNNNNNNNNNNNNNNNNNNNNNNNNNNNNNNNNNNNNNNCGCTTTTAATAACAAATCCTGATTTTATCtcaaataacagtttatttattaatcttttagtgttactacaataaaaaaatagctaTTAGAATAACGTTTTTTGAATAGCACACAAAACTtgagtgacattgttaaaatgcagttacactcataatCGTCAAACATTAAAAGCCTCATTGATTACTTATTAGTCCAAATTTGAATTCAAATTCTCTCATTCCACTCTTCAAATAGGTGGGAGCAGTATGTATATCTTGCTGGGCGTGGTCCAATTATGGTCAATTCAAATTACTATGGAATGGACCTTCTGTACCATAACCCAACTCCTGTACAAGCATCTCGCGCTGCCAATATAGTACATGCTATGTTTGCATTCCGTTCAACACTGGATAAAGAACTCATTAAACCAGTAAGAATTTTGTTGTCAGACTTTCTAAGACTTTTTTGTGCCCcattaatatattgttacatttttgctcttttgttgtgtgttttaaaattaaacaatatatatatatatatatatatatatatatattactttagtTGTCAGACCTTCCAAGACTCTTGTTGccttattaatatattattacatttttgctCTTTTATGctgctttataaaatttaacaataaattttactttagttGTCAGACTTACTTGGAATTTTGATGACccattaatttaatatatattccGTTTTTGCTCTTTTGGGTCTGTTAtacagtttaacaaaaaaatttaattcaattaCCTTTTATGCACATTTCACCtatagttttttattaaaactaaaaatactaaatatcctaataaataaaacatgattaaactTCAATTTACAATTCATctcaatttaaaatcattaatttCAGATTAAAGTAAACGGAGTTGTCCCATTATGCAGTGCTCAATATGAAAGAGTGTTTAACTCCTGTAGAACTCCTGGTGTTGAAGCAGGTATGTTGAACCACACAACTATATTTCTTAAAACTATGTTATGGCCAaggtatatatacagtattaaTGTAACATGTAATGTGTATGGCGGCATTAATGCAATACATGTTGGTATACTAGTATTAATATANNNNNNNNNNNNNNNNNNNNNNNNNNNNNNNNNNNNNNNNNNNNNNNNNNNNNNNNNNNNNNNNNNNNNNNNNNNNNNNNNNNNNNNNNNNNNNNNNNNNNNNNNNNNNNNNNNNNNNNNNNNNNTTCTCATTAAGTGCCTCGGGCCTTGGTTGGGATAACACTTATTTTCGTGATAATTTGATAAAAACGTCAACGCCTGTCGTTTTCGTGTGATAAATTACTATCTGTTAAAAAGTCAATCTACAGTGAAAGTATTTTTGTCTTATGTCACATCATGACTTGATACTTTGTCAcgagtttgttaaaaataacttatgtCTGTGTATTAGGCTTGTAGCCTGGGATAGTAGCTTTAATTATAGAAGCCTAATTTCTcaatctattttatattttaacttttacattcTATCGCTTATTACggattaaaattataattattagtgaaaatatttttgacaaatCATAGGTAccaaactttgtaaataatagaaaaaaatgataattattaaacttataacaATTATACTATTCTGTGAAACTAATTTCTCTTTACTGATTGTCCATAACAATGCCTATAATTATGGAGTATAGAAATTTTGGGGTTGTCATCCCACcgtgccaccccaggtttgttGCCTGTTTGACCAAGTGTATTATTTCAACAAAGGTATCTACCCTTGTGATTTTGAAGATGTTGAACAACTTGGAACTCTCCTTTGCCTTAAATCAGAAGATAAGGAGAAGGAAATACAAGGGATTGTAAAGTGAgtgtttaaaccaaaaatatacACTCATGTAATATGAGTCATGTCCTATGCCCTATANCCCATGNNNNNNNNNNNNNNNNNNNNNNNNNNNNNNNNNNNNNNNNNNNNNNNNNNGGCAAAATTTATAAGTTAAACTGTACttacaattttttgaacaCCTTTTCTAAATACATGTAACtaaatttgcattaaaattcgcttttaataacaaatcctgattttatctcaaataacagtttatttattaatcttTCAGTGTtactacaataaaaaaatagctaTTAGAATAACGTTTTTTGAATAGCGCacaaaacttgttaaaatgcagttacactcataatcgccaaacattaaaaacctcattgattactTATTAGTCAAAATTTGAACTCAAATTCTCTCATTCAACTCTTCAAATAGGTGGGAGCAGTATGTATATCCTTGCTGGGCGTGGTCCAATTATGGTCAATTCAAATTACTATGGAATGGACCTTCTGTACCATAACCCAACCCCTGTACAAGCTTCTCGCGCTGCCAATATAGTTCATGCTATGTTTGCATTCCGTTCAACACTGGATAAAGAACTCATTAAACCAGTAAGACTTTTGTTGTCAGACTTTCTAAGACTTTTTTATGCCCcattaatatattgttacatttttgctCTTTTGTGCTGcgttataaaatttaacaataaattttactttagttGTCAGACTTACTTGGAATTTTGATGGCccattaatttaatatatattccGTTTTTGCTCTTTTGGGTCTGTTAtacagtttaacaaaaaaatttaattcaattaCCTTTTATGCACATTTCACCtatagttttttattaaaactgaaaatactaaatatcctaataaataaaacatgattaaactTCACTTTACAATTCATctcaatttaaaatcattaatttCAGATTAAAGTGAATGGAGTGGTCCCATTATGCAGTGCTCAATATGAAAGAGTGTTTAACTCCTGTAGAACTCCTGGTGTTGAAGCAGGTATGTTGAACCACACAACTATATTTCTTAAAACTATGTTATGGCCAAGGTATATATAGCAGTATTAATGTAACATGTAATGTGTATGGGCGGCATTAATGCAATACATGTTGGTATACTGGTATTAATATAACCTGTTTGGTATTTATGGCGGTATTAATGCAATATATTGTGGTATAATGGTATTAATACAACatgtaatgtaatatatggcgattttaatgtaatattggTGGTGTTAATTCAATTACTTTGAAATGTATGCAATCATGTTTTGGCTGTTAGCATATCTGTCTATTCAGTAATGGCTTGTTGACAATCTTTAATTAAGTCATCAGATTAATCTAGTAGAGGTAACATAGTTGTTGACAGCCTAATTATTAGGTGTTACATCATATAAATGGCACAAATATATGAATCACAGTtgctctactatataatatattatatatcataGATGTTAATTCCATTCAtatggtttggtcatttatatttccAATGGCATTTCCCTACCACAGTTTAATTACATCTGTTCCGTTTTTCTCTCTAGTCACATGTTGTCCCAtttctattttgtaaatacttgTCACGCGCATACATTACGTAATTGTATTATGTCATTTTATAATGTGCATTTCCTGTGTTAAAGTCTAAAGTCCAAtcttttctttatttgctGTGTATCTGCCCTACCAGGtcaaatattaactttaaaaaaaacttttccatGCTCACTACTACCAATGTGTGTCAAGAGCAAAGCTATGTCTTTACACAGCCTATTAAATTACTATGTACCTAGTGCT
It encodes:
- the LOC100175416 gene encoding uncharacterized protein LOC100175416 encodes the protein MSCVPSINAYVASHSHSQQAEVQEMTETVITPPPTCQQLKENEKKSWFGSIFDKFSFVGHDGVTLIQEAKKTEVQQDNNMNLLSRVRHLSNSSTESTSTENQDRIRHQSNPDR